A single Arcobacter sp. FWKO B DNA region contains:
- the asnB gene encoding asparagine synthase (glutamine-hydrolyzing) — MCRIVGFIDKNKEYSKKEVLVAMRDTMISGGPDDAGQYIDSNIALGHRRLSIIELSKLGHQPMISEDENYIISYNGEVYNHEEVRKELIQNGYIFKSHSDTEVILKSFIQWKEKCLDKFHGMFSFVIYSKKEKTLFIARDRVGVKPLYFYKTEDIFLFSSEIKAFHKHPSFDKKLSYEGLSQYLKYSYIPAPYTIFEDCYKLEPGHYMNVNIETLDIDKKCYWDPQTFYDMPKLDISYEEAKEKLEEILTKSFELRMVSDVPIGMFLSGGIDSSTLLALLSKDKKREIKTFTIGFEENEFNEAVFAKEYAKHLGTEHHEHYLSKQDSLDIIPKLPDIWDEPFADASQIPTYLVSKFTKAHVTVSLSADGGDELFFGYPKYWLTKNRVKTIEKYKGLFSIASLLSDDILVKVGHKLNIGDKLLKTKKLLKKEGSIYANAFDIGQHIYTEHYQDKMFNKKFEKDIKNNFKQFENANISDEEKMLLVDFKTYLPDDILTKVDRATMAVSLEGREPFLDQDIFEFVARLPFAYKYKDGVTKRILREILYKYIPKEMVERPKMGFGIPLETWCREDKRLSKLVKEQLSKERIEKDGIFDYEVIGGELERYFNGEKISFNKIWTLFMFQMWYERWM; from the coding sequence ATGTGTAGAATAGTAGGTTTTATTGATAAAAATAAAGAGTATAGTAAAAAAGAAGTTTTAGTTGCTATGCGAGATACAATGATATCTGGTGGTCCAGATGATGCAGGACAATATATTGATAGTAATATTGCATTAGGACACAGAAGATTATCAATTATAGAGCTTTCTAAACTTGGTCATCAACCTATGATAAGTGAAGATGAAAATTACATTATTTCTTATAATGGTGAAGTTTATAACCATGAAGAAGTTAGAAAAGAGCTTATTCAAAATGGATATATATTTAAAAGTCATAGTGATACAGAAGTGATTCTAAAAAGCTTTATACAGTGGAAAGAAAAATGTTTAGATAAGTTCCATGGTATGTTTTCTTTTGTTATATATTCTAAAAAAGAAAAAACTCTTTTTATAGCAAGAGATAGAGTAGGTGTAAAGCCATTATACTTCTATAAAACAGAGGATATTTTTCTATTTTCATCAGAAATCAAAGCATTTCACAAGCATCCTTCATTTGATAAAAAATTATCTTATGAGGGACTTAGCCAATATTTAAAATATAGCTATATACCTGCACCATATACTATATTTGAAGATTGTTATAAGCTTGAACCAGGGCACTATATGAATGTAAACATAGAGACTTTGGATATAGATAAAAAATGTTATTGGGACCCCCAAACCTTTTATGATATGCCAAAACTTGATATATCTTATGAAGAAGCAAAAGAAAAGCTCGAAGAGATACTTACAAAGTCTTTTGAGCTTAGAATGGTCTCTGATGTTCCTATTGGGATGTTTTTAAGTGGTGGAATTGATTCTTCAACACTTTTAGCTCTTCTTAGTAAAGATAAAAAAAGAGAGATAAAGACTTTTACGATAGGTTTTGAAGAAAATGAGTTTAATGAAGCAGTATTTGCAAAGGAGTATGCAAAACATTTAGGTACTGAACATCATGAGCATTATCTATCAAAGCAAGATTCTTTAGATATTATCCCAAAATTGCCTGATATTTGGGATGAACCTTTTGCGGATGCATCCCAGATTCCTACATATCTTGTATCAAAGTTTACAAAAGCGCATGTTACAGTATCACTCTCAGCAGACGGTGGAGATGAACTTTTTTTTGGATATCCAAAATATTGGTTGACAAAAAATAGAGTAAAAACTATAGAAAAGTATAAAGGTTTGTTTTCTATAGCTTCATTGTTATCAGATGATATTTTGGTTAAAGTTGGACATAAGCTAAATATAGGCGATAAGCTTTTAAAAACAAAAAAACTTCTTAAAAAAGAGGGTTCTATTTATGCAAATGCATTTGATATAGGACAGCATATTTATACTGAACACTATCAAGATAAGATGTTTAATAAAAAATTTGAAAAAGATATCAAAAATAATTTCAAACAATTTGAAAATGCAAATATTTCAGACGAAGAAAAAATGCTTTTGGTTGACTTTAAAACATATCTTCCAGATGATATTTTAACTAAAGTAGATAGAGCTACAATGGCTGTAAGTTTGGAAGGAAGAGAACCATTTTTGGATCAAGATATTTTTGAGTTTGTAGCAAGATTACCATTTGCATACAAATATAAAGATGGGGTAACAAAAAGAATTTTAAGAGAAATATTATACAAATACATTCCAAAAGAGATGGTTGAAAGACCTAAAATGGGCTTTGGAATTCCTCTTGAAACTTGGTGTAGAGAAGATAAAAGGCTTTCAAAACTTGTAAAAGAACAACTATCAAAAGAAAGAATTGAAAAAGATGGAATATTTGACTATGAAGTTATAGGCGGAGAACTAGAAAGATATTTTAATGGAGAGAAAATAAGCTTTAATAAAATATGGACATTGTTTATGTTTCAGATGTGGTATGAAAGATGGATGTAA
- a CDS encoding methyltransferase domain-containing protein, with translation MYVIDKCPICEKNKNKNLYSIEINEQLEISKVIDNQIHNYSIVFCENCGLLYRNTRFSNDELSLMYSKEVDNVEYARYENRSKHLEEYLTSKLNKKIEHMNILDVGGGKGEITHYFSQKNYCTVLEFDIPNHNINDNLRLTSDIKSVNQPDIIFFNHIVEHLNNPYVFIDDILNNIHNECLVYIEVPFEISHYLLLKTAGHYEHINYFSKQSLENFVKLLGGNIICVETINGFGNSMLSIAALFRHNPNARLKNNNIKANYLTMKQEAYNIKNLFFIVKNKILSRFRNV, from the coding sequence GTGTATGTTATAGATAAATGTCCAATTTGTGAAAAAAATAAAAATAAAAATCTTTATTCTATAGAAATTAATGAACAATTAGAAATTAGTAAAGTTATAGATAATCAAATTCATAATTACTCAATAGTATTTTGTGAAAATTGTGGACTTTTGTATCGAAATACAAGGTTTTCAAATGATGAACTTAGCCTGATGTATTCAAAAGAAGTTGATAATGTTGAATATGCTCGTTATGAGAATAGGAGTAAGCATTTAGAGGAGTATTTAACAAGTAAATTAAATAAAAAAATAGAACATATGAATATTCTAGATGTTGGAGGAGGAAAGGGAGAGATAACTCATTATTTCTCACAAAAAAACTATTGCACAGTTTTAGAGTTTGATATACCGAATCACAATATAAATGACAATTTAAGATTGACATCAGATATAAAATCTGTAAATCAGCCTGATATTATATTTTTCAATCATATTGTAGAGCATTTAAATAATCCATATGTTTTTATTGATGATATCTTAAATAATATTCACAATGAATGTTTAGTTTATATAGAAGTACCTTTCGAGATATCACATTATTTATTACTTAAAACAGCTGGGCATTATGAACATATAAACTATTTTAGCAAACAATCTTTAGAGAATTTTGTTAAATTATTAGGAGGTAATATCATTTGTGTTGAAACAATAAATGGATTTGGTAATTCAATGCTTAGTATAGCAGCTTTATTTAGACACAACCCCAATGCTAGACTAAAAAATAATAATATAAAAGCTAATTATTTAACTATGAAACAAGAGGCATACAATATCAAAAATTTATTTTTTATAGTAAAAAATAAAATATTAAGTAGGTTTAGAAATGTGTAG
- a CDS encoding glycosyltransferase produces MNNILIFVPNCNQGGTERVAIRLSEMFSDENIENCIVTLCDNQLPYKYEGKHYHLETSGNKLSRFISSYKKLKKIVQDEKITHIISMGEYPNILNALMGQDVKKIARITNSFSSLTIKNWLVYLLTKLFYRKLDMIITPARYLENELQDFFGIDAKVNTIYNFLDIQKIEIYKKEKRDKKRIIHIGQLVEQKAQHYLLESFAKVKEQVEDVELLIIGKGEREEELKALTKQLKIENDVKFLGWQDNPFYWLQNSDVFVLTSLWEGMPNVVIESMACKCPVISFDCPSGPNEIINKPNENGILVEVGDVDKLTKDIVKVLSDDEYRQELSENAYLRALDFDIGKISKKYLEVLEG; encoded by the coding sequence ATGAATAATATTTTGATATTTGTGCCAAACTGTAATCAAGGTGGTACAGAAAGAGTTGCTATAAGATTAAGTGAAATGTTTTCAGATGAAAATATTGAAAATTGTATTGTTACATTGTGTGATAATCAGTTGCCATATAAATATGAGGGCAAACATTATCATCTTGAAACTAGCGGAAATAAACTTAGTAGATTTATAAGTTCTTATAAGAAGTTAAAAAAAATAGTGCAAGATGAGAAAATAACTCATATCATAAGTATGGGAGAATATCCAAATATTTTAAATGCCCTTATGGGGCAAGATGTAAAGAAGATAGCTAGGATTACAAACTCTTTTTCAAGCTTAACAATAAAAAACTGGTTGGTTTATTTACTTACTAAGCTTTTTTATAGAAAACTTGATATGATTATTACACCAGCTAGGTATTTGGAAAACGAATTACAAGACTTCTTTGGAATAGATGCAAAAGTAAATACAATTTATAATTTTCTAGACATTCAAAAAATAGAGATATATAAAAAGGAAAAACGAGATAAAAAAAGAATTATTCATATAGGACAATTAGTAGAACAAAAAGCCCAACACTATTTACTAGAGAGTTTTGCAAAAGTAAAAGAGCAGGTAGAAGATGTTGAATTGTTGATAATAGGAAAAGGTGAGAGAGAAGAAGAATTGAAAGCTTTAACTAAACAATTAAAAATAGAGAATGATGTAAAGTTTTTAGGATGGCAAGATAATCCTTTTTATTGGTTGCAAAATAGTGATGTGTTTGTATTAACATCTCTTTGGGAAGGTATGCCAAATGTAGTAATAGAGTCAATGGCTTGTAAATGCCCAGTAATATCATTTGATTGTCCATCAGGACCAAATGAGATAATAAATAAACCAAATGAAAATGGGATATTAGTAGAAGTAGGAGATGTAGATAAGTTAACTAAAGATATAGTAAAAGTGTTGAGTGATGATGAATACAGACAAGAGTTGTCTGAAAATGCTTATTTAAGAGCTTTGGATTTTGATATAGGTAAAATAAGTAAAAAATATTTAGAAGTATTGGAGGGTTAA
- a CDS encoding flippase: MLKRNIISNFFTRGLLLLIALAVTPIIVKVFGDEKYGIFILVITVLGYGSLFELGLGSSLVKLFADSNIKNKQEVYQTAFWLYLTLSLLAFIVIFFSKDFISTELFNVSKENYLETVDALIMIAIALPFKLFTIFFGAILSGYERLHEVNIGNIYATVFRLLLSTYLIYLGYSISVAIAVYIVSFIITLFIYVKYINKLIYIELANILFFSKSLAKNIIKLSLHLFSANASGELAQHMDKFIIANVLGAAFVTPYTIAYTIAARIWDVVNAISSATYPRFNAVIDDITEIKRIYKKTLLLGYGTGGVLTIFFFIFAELIISFWIDQEMAIKSAYILQIFSVAMFIGIPNWFNGILLVSIGKAKIVSMAMFITALINVVLCYILALYFELLGVVIGWSVGYIISMLIMSYYVFKYFKGNK, translated from the coding sequence ATGTTAAAGCGAAATATTATATCGAATTTTTTTACGAGAGGTTTGCTACTTCTTATTGCACTAGCGGTAACACCCATTATCGTAAAAGTTTTTGGTGATGAAAAATATGGTATATTTATTTTAGTTATTACAGTTCTAGGGTATGGGTCATTGTTTGAATTAGGACTTGGTTCTAGTCTAGTAAAACTTTTTGCTGATAGCAACATTAAAAATAAACAAGAGGTTTACCAAACAGCATTTTGGCTCTATTTAACTTTAAGTTTATTAGCATTTATAGTTATATTTTTTTCAAAAGACTTTATATCAACTGAATTGTTCAATGTAAGTAAAGAAAATTATTTAGAAACGGTCGATGCTTTAATTATGATTGCAATAGCACTGCCATTTAAATTATTTACAATCTTTTTTGGTGCGATATTAAGTGGATATGAAAGACTACATGAAGTCAATATAGGTAATATATATGCTACTGTGTTTAGGCTACTTTTATCTACATATTTAATCTATTTGGGATATTCAATATCTGTGGCAATCGCTGTTTATATAGTTTCTTTTATTATAACTCTATTTATTTATGTAAAATATATAAATAAATTAATCTATATAGAATTAGCTAATATTTTATTTTTTAGTAAATCATTGGCAAAGAATATTATAAAACTATCTTTACATCTATTTTCTGCAAATGCAAGTGGTGAATTAGCTCAGCATATGGATAAATTTATTATTGCTAATGTATTGGGTGCCGCTTTTGTTACCCCATATACAATAGCATATACAATAGCTGCAAGGATTTGGGATGTAGTAAATGCTATTTCTTCAGCTACATATCCTAGATTTAATGCTGTTATTGATGATATTACTGAAATAAAAAGAATATATAAAAAAACACTCTTATTGGGATATGGAACAGGTGGTGTATTAACAATATTTTTTTTTATATTTGCAGAACTTATAATATCTTTTTGGATAGATCAAGAAATGGCAATAAAAAGTGCATATATCTTGCAAATTTTTTCAGTAGCAATGTTTATTGGTATACCCAATTGGTTTAATGGTATTTTATTAGTAAGTATAGGAAAAGCAAAAATTGTCTCTATGGCAATGTTTATTACAGCATTAATAAATGTTGTACTATGTTATATTTTAGCTTTGTATTTTGAACTATTAGGTGTAGTAATAGGATGGTCAGTAGGATATATAATTTCTATGTTAATTATGTCTTATTATGTCTTTAAATATTTTAAAGGAAATAAATGA
- a CDS encoding TIGR04372 family glycosyltransferase, whose protein sequence is MKLLGFHNKFNAIPSTYHIWECNKYASNIFFSEEDIKSLEKSLQELQLNDKIFICVHNRDSSYKKNFMPSLDWSFQNFRNSNPKNYIKSIDYFANQSIYTLRMGKGVEESLKIEDQYYFEYASSKYQSEFLDIALFYKCKFYIVSNTGVNAIGPLFRKPGVFVNFLPIEMETWQYFSYGSVILPKKILIKSTNKLMTFSQIWNIESHMGGEDVFLNALKDHFGDVEFIENTEEDILQAAIQMNLFIDDGYVETKEELELQKRFWSLGNSKEDVEKILFEYKYRISNKFLKDNIDLIC, encoded by the coding sequence ATGAAATTATTAGGATTTCATAATAAATTTAATGCAATTCCTTCAACATATCATATTTGGGAATGTAATAAATATGCAAGTAATATTTTTTTTTCTGAAGAAGATATAAAGAGTTTAGAAAAAAGTTTACAAGAACTTCAATTAAATGATAAAATTTTTATATGTGTGCATAATAGAGATAGTTCTTATAAAAAGAATTTTATGCCTTCATTGGATTGGAGCTTTCAAAACTTTAGGAACTCAAATCCTAAAAACTATATAAAATCAATAGATTATTTTGCAAATCAATCAATATATACATTAAGAATGGGAAAAGGAGTAGAAGAAAGTTTAAAGATAGAGGATCAATATTATTTTGAATATGCTTCAAGTAAATACCAATCAGAATTTTTAGATATTGCTTTATTCTATAAATGTAAGTTTTATATAGTCTCAAATACTGGGGTAAATGCTATAGGCCCACTTTTTAGAAAACCTGGGGTTTTTGTAAATTTTTTGCCAATTGAGATGGAAACATGGCAATATTTCTCTTATGGATCAGTAATATTACCTAAGAAAATTTTAATTAAATCAACAAATAAACTAATGACTTTTTCACAGATATGGAATATAGAATCACATATGGGTGGAGAAGATGTTTTTTTAAATGCATTAAAAGATCATTTCGGTGATGTTGAATTTATAGAAAATACAGAAGAGGATATTTTACAAGCTGCTATACAAATGAATTTATTCATAGATGATGGTTATGTTGAAACAAAAGAAGAGTTAGAACTTCAAAAAAGGTTTTGGTCACTTGGAAATTCTAAAGAAGATGTTGAAAAGATACTATTTGAATATAAATATAGAATATCAAATAAATTTTTAAAAGATAATATAGATCTGATATGTTAA
- a CDS encoding nucleotidyltransferase family protein, translating into MTALLLSAGLGTRLRPVTNHIPKCLVPINGKVLLEYWLENLTKAGITRFIINTHYFSEKVDKFIEESIYREKVTLVYEEELLLTAGTILNVKDHLNDDSFMVVHADNLSVCDFSAFINAHKCKPKRCEITMMTFETDNPTQCGVISKDSEGLVQEFFEKVKNPPTNLANAAVYIMEPCIISFLESLNKKMIDLSTEVIPHYIGKIYVFHNDVYHRDIGTLESYSLAQIDTLEKKDIF; encoded by the coding sequence ATGACAGCATTACTTTTATCAGCAGGATTAGGGACAAGATTGCGACCTGTGACAAATCATATACCTAAATGTTTAGTTCCAATCAATGGAAAAGTATTATTAGAGTATTGGCTTGAAAATCTTACTAAAGCTGGTATCACAAGATTTATTATAAATACACACTATTTTAGTGAAAAAGTTGATAAGTTTATAGAGGAATCAATCTATAGAGAGAAAGTCACACTTGTGTATGAAGAAGAATTATTATTAACAGCTGGAACAATATTAAATGTAAAAGACCATCTGAACGATGATAGTTTTATGGTCGTACATGCTGATAATTTAAGTGTATGTGATTTCTCTGCTTTTATTAATGCTCATAAATGTAAACCCAAGAGATGTGAAATTACTATGATGACATTTGAAACAGATAATCCTACACAGTGTGGAGTTATATCTAAAGATAGTGAAGGGTTAGTTCAAGAATTTTTTGAGAAGGTAAAAAATCCACCGACAAATTTAGCAAATGCTGCCGTATATATTATGGAACCTTGTATAATATCTTTTTTGGAAAGTCTAAATAAAAAAATGATTGATTTAAGTACCGAGGTTATACCTCATTATATTGGTAAAATATATGTATTTCATAATGATGTGTACCACCGTGATATAGGGACTTTAGAAAGTTATAGTTTAGCACAAATCGATACATTAGAAAAAAAGGATATATTTTAA
- a CDS encoding PfkB family carbohydrate kinase — translation MTLIKQIKKEADGKKIAFVSGNFNILHPGHLRFLKFAKESSDFLVVGVNQEDKNVKLLDANIRLESVNHSMYVDYAFILQDEPIDFIARLKPEIVVKGSEHEDKVNSEKELIESYGGKLIFSSGDIKFSSLSLLQDEINQLEHTAIKKPLSYLNRHQIDYNKLLSTLEKFKDLNVLVIGDVIVDEYITCEPLGMSQEDPTIVVSPISSNIFLGGAGIVAAHSAGLGANVDFISIIGNDNYANLVEDKLKEYKVNAYLYSDNSRPTTLKQRFRANSKTLLRVNHLKQHHMSKEMQDQIFNDLEKVIKNKDLIVFSDFSYGCLPISLIEKITNLGKENNIMMVADSQSSSQTGDISKFKGMTLVTPTEREARLGVNDFESGLIVLAEKLRSKSDIKNIFITLGSEGILIHSENDSEEKSEKWITDQIKALNSAPKDVAGAGDSLLISSSMAIASGASVIEAAYIGSIAAACQVGRVGNIPLNIDELNKELRQ, via the coding sequence ATGACTCTTATTAAGCAAATAAAAAAAGAAGCTGATGGTAAAAAGATAGCATTTGTTTCTGGAAATTTCAATATATTACATCCTGGTCATTTAAGATTTTTAAAATTTGCAAAAGAAAGTAGTGATTTTTTAGTCGTTGGGGTAAATCAAGAAGATAAAAATGTAAAACTTTTGGATGCTAATATTAGACTAGAAAGTGTAAATCATTCTATGTATGTTGACTATGCCTTTATTTTACAAGATGAACCTATAGATTTTATAGCCAGGCTTAAACCAGAGATTGTTGTAAAAGGTAGTGAACATGAAGATAAAGTTAATTCTGAAAAAGAGTTGATAGAATCATATGGTGGTAAGTTGATCTTTAGTTCAGGAGATATCAAGTTTTCATCATTGTCTTTGTTACAAGATGAGATAAATCAGTTAGAGCATACAGCCATTAAAAAACCTTTATCATATCTTAATAGGCATCAAATTGATTATAACAAACTTTTGTCTACTTTAGAAAAGTTTAAAGATTTAAATGTATTAGTGATAGGAGATGTAATTGTTGATGAATACATCACTTGTGAACCGCTTGGAATGAGTCAAGAAGATCCAACAATAGTAGTTAGTCCTATATCGTCAAATATATTTTTAGGTGGTGCAGGTATTGTTGCAGCACATTCAGCTGGATTGGGTGCAAATGTTGATTTTATTTCTATTATTGGAAATGATAATTATGCAAACTTAGTTGAAGATAAATTAAAAGAATATAAAGTGAATGCATATCTGTATTCTGATAATAGTAGACCTACTACTTTAAAGCAAAGATTTCGTGCTAATAGTAAAACTTTATTAAGAGTAAATCATCTTAAACAACATCATATGAGTAAAGAGATGCAAGATCAAATCTTCAATGATTTGGAAAAAGTAATAAAAAATAAAGATTTGATAGTATTTTCTGATTTTAGTTATGGGTGTTTACCCATTAGTTTAATAGAGAAAATTACGAACTTAGGTAAAGAAAATAATATAATGATGGTCGCTGATAGTCAATCTTCATCACAAACAGGTGATATTTCAAAGTTTAAAGGTATGACTTTAGTTACCCCTACAGAAAGGGAAGCTCGATTGGGAGTAAATGATTTTGAATCGGGTCTTATTGTACTTGCTGAAAAGTTAAGAAGTAAGTCAGATATAAAAAATATATTTATTACATTAGGTTCAGAAGGAATTTTAATACATTCTGAAAATGATTCAGAAGAAAAAAGTGAAAAATGGATCACTGATCAAATTAAGGCATTAAATAGTGCACCTAAAGATGTAGCAGGGGCAGGGGATTCTTTACTAATATCTTCATCCATGGCTATTGCATCAGGTGCCAGTGTTATAGAAGCGGCATATATAGGTTCTATAGCAGCAGCATGCCAAGTTGGGAGAGTTGGGAATATTCCTTTAAATATTGATGAATTGAATAAAGAGTTACGACAATGA
- a CDS encoding zinc-binding dehydrogenase → MKAAVLYELAKPLKVEEIQWSTLLRGQVLVELAYSGVCHSQLMEVRGKRGEDKFLPHLLGHEATGIVKEIGPDVTKVKVGDKVVLGWIKGDGINAEGAKYLNDDKIIVNSGGVTTFNEYSVVSENRLVKLPDDVPLDIGVLFGCAIPTGSGIVTNEIQPEENSTIAIFGLGGIGLSALMATKLYKCSKIIAIDIEDNKLELAKEFGATDTINSLKEDSLKKILDLTDGKGVDYAVEASGITMVIETAFKSVKNNGGLSVFASHPKAGELIKIDPFDLICGKNIKGSWGGGCYPDRDLPKFFDLYLEGKLPLDRLLEKRYTLDEINFALDDLENRKVTRPLIEINKNIG, encoded by the coding sequence TTAGCAAAACCGTTGAAAGTTGAAGAGATTCAGTGGAGTACACTTCTGAGAGGACAAGTATTAGTAGAATTAGCTTACAGTGGGGTTTGCCACTCTCAACTTATGGAAGTAAGAGGTAAAAGAGGTGAAGATAAATTTTTACCACATCTTTTGGGGCATGAAGCTACAGGAATTGTTAAAGAGATTGGTCCAGATGTGACGAAAGTTAAAGTTGGAGATAAAGTAGTCTTAGGCTGGATTAAAGGTGATGGTATCAATGCCGAAGGAGCAAAGTATCTAAATGACGATAAGATTATAGTTAATTCAGGTGGCGTTACGACATTTAATGAATATTCTGTAGTATCAGAGAATAGATTAGTGAAGTTACCTGATGATGTACCGTTAGATATAGGAGTCTTATTCGGTTGTGCAATTCCGACAGGTTCAGGTATTGTTACAAATGAAATTCAACCAGAAGAAAACTCAACAATAGCAATTTTTGGACTGGGAGGTATAGGACTAAGTGCATTAATGGCAACAAAACTTTATAAATGTTCAAAAATTATTGCTATTGACATTGAAGATAATAAATTAGAATTGGCCAAAGAGTTTGGTGCAACAGATACTATCAATTCATTAAAAGAAGATTCTTTAAAAAAGATATTAGATTTGACAGATGGAAAAGGTGTAGATTACGCAGTTGAAGCATCTGGAATAACTATGGTCATCGAAACAGCATTTAAGTCGGTAAAAAACAATGGTGGACTAAGCGTGTTTGCTTCTCATCCTAAAGCAGGTGAGTTAATTAAAATAGATCCTTTTGATTTGATTTGTGGGAAAAACATTAAAGGTAGTTGGGGTGGTGGATGCTACCCTGATAGAGATCTTCCTAAGTTCTTTGACCTATATTTAGAAGGTAAACTACCTTTGGATAGATTATTAGAAAAACGTTATACTTTAGATGAAATCAATTTTGCATTGGATGATCTTGAAAATAGAAAAGTGACTCGTCCGTTAATTGAAATAAATAAAAATATTGGTTGA